Genomic DNA from Mesorhizobium sp. 131-2-1:
GCTTTCTCATGACGATCAGCACACTTCTTGTCATTATTCTCATCCTCATCCTGATCGGCGCCGTGCCGGCATGGCCGCATTCGCGCTCCTGGGGCTACGGCCCTTCGGGCATCGTCGGCGTCCTGCTGGTGGTGCTTTTGATCCTGCTGTTGATGGGCAGGATCTGACCCTTTGTGCGGCCGAGCCCTGCTGGGCTCGGCTGTCGTCAATTGCAATCAGGCAGCCTGGCGTGAGGCGGGCGCGACGGCGATGCCGATATCCTGCATGGCTTCCTTCACCGCCTGATCGAGCGGGGTGTGCGGGATTTCGCCGATGATCGCCTCCAGCCGCGTCGAGACCAGCCGGTGCGCCTCGAAGCGTAGGTAGGACATCGAGACGATCTCGCGCCACATCGCCACAAACGGGCTGCCGGCGCGCAGCACCCACCAGGGCATGAAGCTCAGCTTCAGTGTACGTCCGAGCGCCTTTTCGGCTGCGGCCTTGATCTCCAGATCGGTGACGGCATGGCCGGGGAAGTTGAGCGCCTCGTAGAAGCCGAGCTTGTCGAGATTGCGC
This window encodes:
- a CDS encoding DUF3309 family protein — protein: MTISTLLVIILILILIGAVPAWPHSRSWGYGPSGIVGVLLVVLLILLLMGRI